In a genomic window of Temperatibacter marinus:
- a CDS encoding M14 family metallopeptidase, giving the protein MLITSAFDSGNIQVLDISNSSDIRLNIRKDTDSDFYQWFYFRLSGARNEDVGFSIENAGGAAYPEGWENYSVCASYDRTEWFRIPTQYDGQTLKWHCDVDEDHIYFAYFAPYTMEQHADLIADSAQHPLVTTHVLGQTLDEQALDMLEIGYGPEDRKIVWLMARQHPGETMAEWWMEGMLERLLDESDPVSRRLLEKVHFYIVPNMNPDGSKRGHLRTNAAGANLNREWLEPSLERSPEVYLVREKMAETGVDFCMDVHGDEALPYNFLAGFEGIPDIQEEKIALFRKYRGLLATISPDFQEKHGYPISAPGTANLTVGTNYHAHAFNCVAMTLEMPFKDNDDLPDVDHGWSPDRCVHLGRQCLDALYQIVDEL; this is encoded by the coding sequence ATGCTCATCACAAGTGCTTTTGATAGCGGCAATATTCAGGTTCTCGATATATCAAATTCAAGCGATATTCGTTTAAATATTAGAAAAGATACCGACTCAGATTTTTACCAGTGGTTTTATTTTCGCCTTAGTGGTGCCCGAAACGAAGATGTCGGCTTCTCCATAGAAAATGCTGGGGGTGCTGCCTATCCTGAAGGCTGGGAAAATTATAGTGTCTGCGCCTCGTATGATCGCACGGAATGGTTTCGTATCCCAACTCAATATGATGGGCAAACACTGAAGTGGCACTGTGATGTAGATGAAGATCATATTTATTTTGCTTATTTTGCACCCTACACTATGGAACAGCACGCTGATTTGATTGCTGACAGTGCCCAACACCCGTTGGTGACAACGCATGTTCTTGGTCAGACCCTTGATGAACAAGCACTTGATATGCTTGAAATTGGATACGGGCCAGAAGACAGAAAAATCGTGTGGCTGATGGCACGTCAACATCCGGGCGAAACAATGGCAGAATGGTGGATGGAAGGCATGCTAGAACGCCTCTTAGACGAATCTGACCCTGTTTCGAGACGATTGTTAGAAAAAGTCCACTTCTATATTGTCCCCAATATGAATCCAGATGGCAGCAAACGCGGGCACCTTAGAACAAACGCTGCGGGAGCAAATCTAAATAGAGAATGGCTCGAGCCTTCATTAGAACGTAGCCCTGAAGTCTATCTCGTTCGTGAAAAAATGGCAGAAACGGGTGTGGATTTTTGTATGGATGTTCACGGAGATGAGGCTCTGCCCTATAATTTCCTGGCTGGTTTTGAAGGCATTCCAGACATTCAAGAAGAAAAAATTGCCCTCTTTAGGAAATACAGAGGTCTTCTGGCTACCATCAGCCCTGACTTCCAAGAAAAACACGGCTATCCAATAAGCGCCCCAGGAACAGCAAACCTAACCGTGGGCACAAATTATCATGCACATGCTTTCAACTGTGTTGCGATGACATTAGAAATGCCGTTTAAAGACAATGATGATCTTCCGGATGTAGATCATGGCTGGTCTCCGGACAGATGTGTTCACCTAGGACGACAATGTTTGGACGCGCTCTATCAAATAGTCGATGAACTTTAG